In Vigna angularis cultivar LongXiaoDou No.4 chromosome 8, ASM1680809v1, whole genome shotgun sequence, the DNA window CAACAATAGATGGCATCGTAAACAGAAGTAGCACTAAATGACCAATTTAACAGTTCCATTTTCTAATTACCATTCTTGatcatttttctattaataacaACTTTCTAATATCATGTTAGTAGTtagaattcttttttatttgtcttaGATCCTTCACGTGGAGAAGTCAACTTAGTTTCCAACTAATCCAAATTAAAGCCAGTGGACTCACAACCTATACTAGCACTTACTCTCTTTACAACACTTAGTCACCCCCAAAAGttcatttaagaaaaacaatCTTGTTATCTTACCACTTGGATTAAGTTATATACTTCTCCATTTTctttgagaaataaatttaactatCATGGCAGCAAAAATAATCAATTGGGTAACCTCAAATGTAATAAAAACCCAAGACTTGAGTTTCAGTGTTTAGCATTTGAGTTAATCCAAAGTATTAGTTTCCTGTCAATTGCCAAAGATGTCTATTAGTTACTTGTCAATCTGAACTTAGAGATTCtaagttgaatttgaatttggctGGTTATTCGGATATGTCTCTTTTTGGTGGTTGAGAATATTAATCGTACATAAATAAATCTCACATAACTAATTCCAAATCTTGCTGAAAAATTCTTGGCAAATACCtttatcacaatcacaatattatattatctcACAAGTTGGTTACAGAATAGAATTTTAATGCATTTATCTCTGATTGtactatttctaaattttcttttcttctattgtataaaaatatatattatgttcaaGAATATGGCATCAGGTCCTTCTGATAAGGGCAAGGGGAAGAAATCTTACGTAGTGAAGTTGATGACACGTTTCAATAATGAAATTGgttcaaccagtcaaccaactACACCTACCTCTACCTCTACTGGTAGATCTGTTCCACCTCCATTAGTTGTTCCTGCCTTCACTCCCACTCCACATCAAGTTCCTACATCTTCACCTACCTCTATTGGTACATCTCTTCCACCTCCAATACAAGTGCCTGGCTTGACACCCACTCCATACCAAGTGCCTCCTTATCTTCAGGCTTCACTCTCTCCCAATGTTGGTTCTAACCCATCAACTCCCAGAAATATTGCAGCATCACCTGGTATAGAGGATGCAGATCCACATTCTAGTTCAGCTGCCAATAACATGGAAGAATGTTCCAATAGTCATCCAATGATTACACCCGTTGGAGGagggtaagaaaaaaaataactcaattaatatatacacaattcattgttgtattattgtaatgtttgagtttaattttgttttaggtttTATCCTACAAAAACTGCATCCAAGGCAATCACAGCCACCATCAAGGAACAGTTTGATGAGCCATGGCTAACATGGGGTGCAATCCCTAAGTCAACCAGAGATGTCTTCTTCGAACGTTTTAAGGTAAACACTTTTCATTCCTAATCCTGTTACAAGTCAATAGTTGGTGTCCtgcatttaatttatactttgaaCTTGTTTACTTATTCAAACctattatttctaatataacAGAGAAGGGTTTCATGGAAGCCTGAAGATGaggaaaaggtaaaaaaaaattatcacaccAAGGCATCTCATAGACTCTCAGAGATGTATAAAAAAGCTAGAACTCTAGGAAAAAGTCCTGATTGGCTGGGGGACGATACTTGTAATGCTCTTTTGGAAAAGTGGAACATGCCACTTTATAGACAAAAGTGTGAAACGGCAAAGAAGAATCAGACATCTGAAAAGGGTGGTTGTTTGCACACTGGAGGATCTATAAGCGTGCATGAGCATGTTATTCGTTTGGTATATaacttgtacatttttttttcttatatttgtaatcataaactttacaaatatttattaacaactcCTTTTGTTTGCAGTCACAAGAGCTTGGTCGGTCTgtgcatgttgatgaaatatttcagcaGACACATATTCGTCAATCAACAGGAGAATTTGTGGACGAAAGGTCTAGGCGGACCCATGTAAGTTTGTACTAACTCTATCACATTATAGATTTTCGTTTTTTAAACCTCATGTGTAATGAtgatatttattcatttaacaggaacaatttgttgcaaaattttctcaaattagATCTGAGACTACATTTGTTGGTGTCTCAACATCTTCTCCTCTAGACCCTGCGGAGGAGGAAAGATTGAGAAACCGATGTTGGTTAGAGGATGCTGGTGGAAAATACAAGGGACGTGTATACGGCATTGGAAATGTCACTTCCCAAGATGACTGTGTTGATAGTTACATCCAACAGACACATGCATCTTCTACTGCTCAACCTCAAAATTCAGAAGAAATTCTTAACCTGAAATCGTAGTTACAACAATATGGTCAGTAGCTTCAAAAGTTTGAAGACTTTATTGGCGTCCTCCTGCCATTCCTTCCGCCTTCAGTAGCCACGGCTGCACAACAATTTTTAAACCTTCAAAATCATCAAGTTCAAAATGACGTACCCAATATAGTCCAACCAGAACAGCAACCTCCAGAACAGCAACAACCACCACACCAGCAACCACCACATGAACAACCACAAGATGGAAATGATGATTACATGCATTATTAGGCATTTTATAGAACTTATTTCCAttactgttgaacttatttagaACCACAACTATAATTTGTTTATGAACTTACCAAATGTTGCAGTTATATTTACATTAtacaatatttatgtattcataTACAATGTTTTCTTTGTGGATTAAGTGTATCTAAAAcccttattaaatttatatgtcAATGTGCAATGTATAATGTCCAGGTTTGCTTGTAATAATGTTGAATGTTCACTATAATATCCAGGTCTGCTTGTATATTGTGCATGGGAAACTGCTATATACAGAGAATTTATTTAGCTCTTGTTAaaccattatatacggataaatccgtatataacttccgtatataagttatatacggatttattcGTATAtaggttatatacggataaatccgtatataacttatatacggaagttatatacggatttatccgtatataagttatatacgaaaatatctgtatataagttatatacggaaatatccgtatataatttccgtatataagttatatacggatatttccgtatataacttatatacgtataaatccgtatataatttatatatggataaatccgtatgtaaacTTAGCTACGAtggtattatatacggatttttgtccatatgtaatccgtatataaacacataatatatacggattttgggtcTTTTATACAGATTTTTGCTGTATGTAATacacttttttcttgtagtgcaACAATACCCGATTCCAAGCAATAATGCCCTAATTTTGCTTAATTACTCTCTAATTTCAATCGCTCTCTCAATCCTAAGTTTG includes these proteins:
- the LOC108345479 gene encoding uncharacterized protein LOC108345479, which produces MASGPSDKGKGKKSYVVKLMTRFNNEIGSTSQPTTPTSTSTGRSVPPPLVVPAFTPTPHQVPTSSPTSIGTSLPPPIQVPGLTPTPYQVPPYLQASLSPNVGSNPSTPRNIAASPGIEDADPHSSSAANNMEECSNSHPMITPVGGGFYPTKTASKAITATIKEQFDEPWLTWGAIPKSTRDVFFERFKSQELGRSVHVDEIFQQTHIRQSTGEFVDERSRRTHEQFVAKFSQIRSETTFVGVSTSSPLDPAEEERLRNRCWLEDAGGKYKGRVYGIGNVTSQDDCVDSYIQQTHASSTAQPQNSEEILNLKS